Proteins encoded together in one Nyctibius grandis isolate bNycGra1 chromosome 1, bNycGra1.pri, whole genome shotgun sequence window:
- the BROX gene encoding BRO1 domain-containing protein BROX isoform X1, with amino-acid sequence MTHWFHRNPLKATAPVSFNFYGVATTPAATKVCNDLRLSRTQLLELFTDSSCNPEMMKNATDLYFSLLQGFILSLDGSSQECKLRYIQNFKWTDTLQGQVPSAQQDAVFELVSMGFNVALWYTKYASRLAGKEDITEDEAKDVHRSLKIAAGIFKHLKESHIPKLITPVEKGRDLEARLIDSYIIQCQAEAQEVTIARAIELKHNPGLIAALAYETANFYQKADQTLSSLDSTYAGKWRKYLNLKTCFYMAYAYCYHGQTLLASDKCGEAIRSLQESEKFFAKAEALCKEYGETKGPGTTAKPSEHLFFRKLGSLIKNTLEKCQRENGFIYFQKVPAEAPQLELKANYGLVEPVPFEFPALNAHWTSETLAAFDLTKRPKDDTAKPKPDEEVKPLKEPDIKPQKDSGCQIS; translated from the exons atgacgCACTGGTTTCATCGCAACCCTTTGAAGGCTACAGCTCCCGTTTCATTCAATTTTTATGGGGTAGCTACCACCCCAGCTGCAACAAAGGTTTGCAA TGATTTGAGGTTATCTCGAACACAACTACTGGAGCTGTTTACAGACTCGAGTTGTAATCCAGAAATGATGAAGAATGCAACTGACTTGTACTTCTCACTCTTGCAAG GTTTTATCCTTTCACTGGATGGCTCTTCTCAAGAATGCAAGTTGCGATATATTCAGAATTTCAAGTGGACAGACACATTACAAGGACAAGTTCCGAG TGCCCAGCAGGATGCAGTGTTTGAACTGGTTTCCATGGGATTTAATGTAGCTCTGTGGTACACAAAATATGCATCAAGACTCGCTGGAAAAGAAGA TATAACAGAAGATGAAGCAAAAGACGTTCACAGAAGCCTGAAGATAGCAGCTGggatttttaaacatttgaag GAAAGTCACATTCCAAAATTGATTACACCTGTCGAAAAGGGAAGAGATTTAGAAGCTCGACTTATAGACTCTTACATCATACAGTGCCAAGCTGAAGCTCAAGAAG tgacaatTGCTCGGGCTATTGAGCTGAAACACAATCCAGGACTAATAGCTGCTCTTGCTTATGAAACAGCTAACTTTTACCAAAAAGCTG ATCAAACATTATCCAGTTTGGATTCAACCTATGCAGGTAAATGGAGGAAGTACTTAAACTTGAAGACCTGTTTCTATATGGCCTAT GCATACTGTTACCATGGTCAGACTTTACTGGCGAGTGATAAATGCGGGGAAGCAATCAGATCTCTGCAGGAATCAGAAAAAT TTTTTGCTAAGGCTGAAGCATTGTGCAAAGAATACGGAGAAACCAAAGGGCCCGGGACTACTGCCAAACCTTCTGAACATCTCTTCTTTAGGAAATTAGGAAGTTTGATTAAGAACACACTAGAAAAATGCCAGAGAGAGAATGGATTCAT CTATTTTCAGAAGGTGCCAGCAGAGGCTCCTCAGCTGGAACTGAAAGCAAACTATGGCTTAGTAGAGCCTGTTCCTTTTGAATTTCCTGCCTTGAACGCACACTGGACTTCTGAAACGCTTGCGGCATTTGATCTCACCAAGAGGCCAAAGGATGACACT GCTAAACCAAAACCAGACGAAGAAGTAAAACCTCTGAAGGAACCAGATATAAAGCCTCAAAAAGACAGTGGATGCCAGATTTCTTAA
- the BROX gene encoding BRO1 domain-containing protein BROX isoform X2, translating into MTHWFHRNPLKATAPVSFNFYGVATTPAATKVCNDLRLSRTQLLELFTDSSCNPEMMKNATDLYFSLLQGFILSLDGSSQECKLRYIQNFKWTDTLQGQVPSAQQDAVFELVSMGFNVALWYTKYASRLAGKEDITEDEAKDVHRSLKIAAGIFKHLKESHIPKLITPVEKGRDLEARLIDSYIIQCQAEAQEVTIARAIELKHNPGLIAALAYETANFYQKADQTLSSLDSTYAGKWRKYLNLKTCFYMAYAYCYHGQTLLASDKCGEAIRSLQESEKFFAKAEALCKEYGETKGPGTTAKPSEHLFFRKLGSLIKNTLEKCQRENGFINRL; encoded by the exons atgacgCACTGGTTTCATCGCAACCCTTTGAAGGCTACAGCTCCCGTTTCATTCAATTTTTATGGGGTAGCTACCACCCCAGCTGCAACAAAGGTTTGCAA TGATTTGAGGTTATCTCGAACACAACTACTGGAGCTGTTTACAGACTCGAGTTGTAATCCAGAAATGATGAAGAATGCAACTGACTTGTACTTCTCACTCTTGCAAG GTTTTATCCTTTCACTGGATGGCTCTTCTCAAGAATGCAAGTTGCGATATATTCAGAATTTCAAGTGGACAGACACATTACAAGGACAAGTTCCGAG TGCCCAGCAGGATGCAGTGTTTGAACTGGTTTCCATGGGATTTAATGTAGCTCTGTGGTACACAAAATATGCATCAAGACTCGCTGGAAAAGAAGA TATAACAGAAGATGAAGCAAAAGACGTTCACAGAAGCCTGAAGATAGCAGCTGggatttttaaacatttgaag GAAAGTCACATTCCAAAATTGATTACACCTGTCGAAAAGGGAAGAGATTTAGAAGCTCGACTTATAGACTCTTACATCATACAGTGCCAAGCTGAAGCTCAAGAAG tgacaatTGCTCGGGCTATTGAGCTGAAACACAATCCAGGACTAATAGCTGCTCTTGCTTATGAAACAGCTAACTTTTACCAAAAAGCTG ATCAAACATTATCCAGTTTGGATTCAACCTATGCAGGTAAATGGAGGAAGTACTTAAACTTGAAGACCTGTTTCTATATGGCCTAT GCATACTGTTACCATGGTCAGACTTTACTGGCGAGTGATAAATGCGGGGAAGCAATCAGATCTCTGCAGGAATCAGAAAAAT TTTTTGCTAAGGCTGAAGCATTGTGCAAAGAATACGGAGAAACCAAAGGGCCCGGGACTACTGCCAAACCTTCTGAACATCTCTTCTTTAGGAAATTAGGAAGTTTGATTAAGAACACACTAGAAAAATGCCAGAGAGAGAATGGATTCAT AAACagactttga